A genomic segment from Polyangium mundeleinium encodes:
- a CDS encoding collagen-like protein: MSNGMITRLISASAVAFALSAGTAAAEAAVPQTITQQGRLYDEKNAPVNGTLQVTFALYADPAATDPIWTESHDITFEEGYFSANLGTVTAFDKNVFDGSVRYLGVKVGNDPEMSPRAPVQSVPYAMVAGDAIGDIHPTSVWVGDTLVIDGTGKWVGDPTGLVGPEGPQGPVGPTGAKGATGATGATGATGATGPQGPTGAAGAKGATGAMGATGATGATGGIGPQGPKGETGGIGPQGPKGETGGIGPQGPTGVVSVRSLDAPGISVNGNSLVFAWAATPVSVNVAAGQRITGSAVAILGSSGTATSVGFGLCYQASGGQIIPFYPTSYTTTASISARAPFAAAGTVSGLAAGTYNVGFCVRNVAATALNSNDAINGWVMVTN, translated from the coding sequence ATGAGCAACGGGATGATCACGCGCCTGATCTCGGCTTCGGCCGTCGCGTTCGCGCTCTCTGCCGGCACCGCCGCCGCAGAGGCCGCGGTGCCGCAGACCATCACCCAGCAGGGCCGGCTCTACGACGAAAAGAATGCCCCGGTGAATGGCACGCTCCAGGTGACGTTCGCCCTGTACGCCGATCCCGCGGCGACCGATCCGATCTGGACCGAGTCGCACGACATCACGTTCGAGGAGGGGTACTTCTCGGCAAACCTCGGGACGGTCACCGCCTTCGACAAGAACGTCTTCGACGGGTCGGTGCGGTATCTCGGGGTGAAGGTCGGGAACGACCCCGAGATGTCGCCGCGCGCTCCGGTGCAAAGTGTGCCTTACGCGATGGTCGCGGGCGACGCGATCGGTGACATCCACCCGACGTCGGTCTGGGTCGGCGATACCCTCGTGATCGACGGCACGGGCAAGTGGGTCGGTGATCCGACAGGGCTCGTGGGTCCCGAGGGGCCGCAAGGTCCCGTGGGTCCAACGGGCGCCAAGGGCGCGACGGGCGCGACGGGCGCGACGGGCGCGACGGGCGCGACCGGTCCGCAGGGGCCGACGGGCGCAGCGGGCGCGAAAGGCGCGACGGGCGCGATGGGCGCGACAGGTGCGACGGGCGCGACGGGCGGGATCGGTCCGCAGGGTCCGAAGGGCGAGACGGGCGGGATCGGTCCGCAGGGTCCGAAGGGCGAGACGGGCGGGATCGGTCCGCAGGGTCCGACGGGCGTCGTGTCGGTCAGGAGCCTCGACGCGCCGGGCATCTCCGTGAACGGGAACTCGCTCGTGTTCGCGTGGGCGGCGACGCCCGTGAGCGTGAACGTCGCGGCCGGGCAACGGATCACGGGCTCCGCGGTGGCCATTCTCGGGAGCTCGGGCACGGCCACGTCGGTCGGCTTTGGCCTCTGTTACCAGGCCAGCGGAGGTCAGATCATCCCGTTTTACCCGACCTCGTATACGACCACGGCGAGCATCTCGGCGCGCGCGCCGTTCGCCGCGGCCGGCACGGTGTCGGGCCTCGCGGCAGGGACGTACAACGTCGGGTTCTGCGTGCGGAACGTCGCCGCCACCGCGCTGAACTCGAACGACGCGATCAACGGCTGGGTCATGGTGACCAACTGA
- a CDS encoding tetratricopeptide repeat protein — MSILSILVDTVTRAAHAFALAIAPPLFAPEPGPGSITGALVAAIVLAVVVFGALRLAARVRSPEARIAAAALVLSVVVSLVVGAYFRGPRAPLGRGVLFVAVPLWAGLAACAAIVAPRRNARLVASAVVALGLVLFGASAEWLFSTPQMWWQTVLRDGDERRALDVITEPQVRARDHAAALAVVDRCLTLKPASCACGSRRAFVVLHLRDMPRALEAAQVAAGRCPADPLAQAALAATLATNGEGKRAEEVARAALVDTSEPLLDYALALALDQQGRTAEAVASARRAFEGGAGRDAAVLLGALLIRENDLDGAEKVLAPIPKEAPNDAEALFDLAIVADKKNDYNRARERYLAALRADPSLTAARRNLALLTLRFGILEEAKHHARKLVEATPGDARSVELLHRIELAALERSAPRPTPAPAP; from the coding sequence GTGTCCATCCTCTCGATCCTCGTAGACACGGTCACGCGGGCGGCGCACGCCTTCGCCCTTGCGATCGCGCCGCCGCTCTTCGCGCCGGAGCCCGGACCCGGTTCGATCACGGGGGCCCTCGTCGCGGCCATCGTGCTCGCGGTCGTGGTGTTCGGCGCGCTCCGCCTCGCCGCCCGCGTCCGCTCGCCCGAAGCGAGGATCGCCGCTGCCGCGCTCGTCCTCTCGGTCGTCGTGTCCCTCGTCGTCGGCGCGTACTTCCGTGGCCCCCGCGCGCCGCTCGGCCGCGGCGTGTTGTTCGTCGCCGTGCCCCTGTGGGCGGGGCTCGCCGCGTGTGCTGCGATCGTGGCTCCGCGCAGGAACGCGCGCCTCGTCGCGTCCGCCGTCGTGGCCCTCGGCCTCGTGCTCTTCGGCGCCTCGGCCGAGTGGCTCTTTTCGACGCCGCAGATGTGGTGGCAGACCGTGCTCCGCGACGGCGACGAGCGGCGCGCCCTCGACGTGATCACCGAGCCCCAGGTGCGAGCCCGTGATCACGCGGCTGCGCTCGCCGTCGTCGATCGGTGCCTCACGCTGAAGCCAGCGAGCTGCGCCTGCGGCTCGCGCCGTGCGTTCGTCGTGCTTCACCTCCGGGACATGCCGCGCGCGCTCGAAGCCGCGCAGGTCGCCGCGGGCAGGTGCCCGGCCGATCCGCTCGCGCAGGCCGCGCTCGCCGCCACGCTCGCCACGAACGGCGAGGGGAAGCGGGCCGAGGAGGTCGCGCGCGCGGCGCTCGTGGATACGAGCGAGCCGTTGCTCGACTACGCGCTCGCGCTGGCGCTCGATCAGCAAGGCCGCACGGCGGAGGCGGTCGCGTCCGCTCGGCGGGCGTTCGAGGGGGGCGCCGGTCGCGACGCGGCCGTCCTGCTTGGCGCGCTGCTCATCCGCGAAAACGATCTCGACGGCGCGGAGAAGGTCCTCGCGCCGATCCCCAAGGAAGCCCCGAACGACGCGGAGGCGCTCTTCGATCTGGCGATCGTCGCGGACAAGAAGAACGATTACAACCGCGCCCGGGAGCGTTACCTCGCCGCGCTGCGCGCCGATCCGAGCCTCACGGCCGCGCGCCGGAACCTCGCGCTGTTGACGCTGCGCTTCGGCATCCTCGAGGAGGCGAAGCACCACGCGCGCAAGCTCGTCGAGGCCACGCCTGGGGATGCGCGGAGCGTGGAGCTCTTGCACCGCATCGAGCTCGCTGCGCTCGAACGGTCCGCACCACGTCCCACGCCTGCGCCTGCGCCCTGA
- a CDS encoding arrestin C-terminal domain-containing protein encodes MRSRPDVTVYLDPAEPSPGDRLRVHVHLKSKTETPFDAIDVELVGRESRYKRTSSNGKTRTRRYHRREIMRLGKRFPAGVLQPGTWDQAIDFPLPPGLPPTYRSGYSTIEYELSVHVHIPWWPDRHEAYVIPIRVPTTRAEAPQPRVFTSQAGEHRGEDPVIELSLEDQRLPVLGTLVGAIALTGLGDRKLRRIELATSAIETALVTSTAGPAEVDRRTWTIFEGTPEEGTSIPFRIGIPAELVPTFHSPFIRVDYALEVVAVVAFGRDLSLRVPVAVERQKGPRKPARGLPLVGKQRHLSVWRAAAEAVRAAGATVVDFDPEQAVLILDVRDLRIEVTEEHREGLGPCVVAELSFPALGLDLRLAERRWTDFGAKLPGLDKQLAKRFTVRAREAVQAASLLSAEVREALEVFDEAALDDEHAVVVQKGGVYQVSGLERFLARAQLLAHRLAKAISTLPPPAALAPALPAFQHFAAQRGARLRVGDLAMETFSRAGIPLSLDHRWEGERPVESRLWSPRPERELPATWSETLTKATGREPLLEETRLGVRLPLVQDPEEVLATADAFAAAVASLAGASSLGPYR; translated from the coding sequence ATGCGCAGCCGCCCCGACGTCACCGTGTACCTCGACCCCGCCGAGCCGAGCCCCGGCGACAGGCTCCGCGTTCACGTTCACCTGAAATCCAAGACCGAGACGCCTTTCGACGCGATCGACGTCGAGCTCGTAGGCCGCGAGTCGCGCTACAAGCGCACGTCCTCCAACGGCAAGACCCGCACCCGCAGATACCATCGCCGCGAGATCATGCGGCTCGGAAAGCGTTTTCCCGCGGGCGTCCTCCAGCCAGGGACCTGGGACCAGGCGATCGATTTCCCCCTCCCGCCCGGCCTGCCGCCCACCTACCGCAGCGGATACAGCACGATCGAGTACGAGCTCTCCGTCCACGTGCACATCCCGTGGTGGCCCGATCGCCACGAGGCGTACGTCATCCCGATCCGCGTGCCGACCACGCGGGCCGAGGCCCCGCAGCCGCGCGTGTTCACGAGCCAGGCAGGCGAACACCGCGGCGAAGACCCCGTGATCGAGCTCTCCCTCGAAGATCAACGCCTGCCCGTCCTGGGTACCCTCGTGGGCGCCATCGCGCTGACGGGCCTCGGCGATCGCAAGCTCCGGCGCATCGAGCTCGCCACGAGCGCGATCGAGACCGCGCTCGTGACGAGCACCGCCGGTCCCGCCGAAGTCGACCGGCGCACGTGGACGATCTTCGAAGGCACGCCCGAGGAGGGCACCTCGATCCCCTTCCGCATCGGCATCCCCGCCGAGCTCGTGCCGACCTTCCATTCGCCGTTCATCCGCGTCGACTACGCGCTCGAGGTCGTCGCCGTCGTGGCCTTCGGCCGTGATCTCTCCCTGCGCGTGCCCGTCGCCGTCGAGCGCCAGAAAGGCCCGCGCAAGCCCGCGAGGGGCCTGCCGCTCGTCGGCAAACAACGTCACCTCTCGGTCTGGCGCGCGGCCGCCGAGGCCGTGCGCGCCGCCGGGGCCACGGTCGTCGACTTCGATCCCGAGCAGGCCGTGCTCATCCTCGACGTACGGGACCTCCGCATCGAGGTGACCGAGGAGCACCGTGAGGGCCTCGGGCCGTGCGTCGTGGCCGAGCTCTCGTTCCCTGCGCTCGGCCTCGATCTGCGCCTCGCCGAGCGGCGCTGGACCGATTTCGGCGCGAAGCTGCCCGGCCTGGACAAACAGCTCGCGAAGCGCTTCACGGTGCGCGCGCGCGAGGCCGTCCAGGCCGCCAGCCTGCTCAGCGCCGAGGTGCGCGAGGCGCTCGAGGTCTTCGACGAGGCCGCGCTCGACGACGAGCACGCGGTGGTCGTGCAAAAAGGCGGCGTCTATCAGGTCTCTGGCCTCGAGCGGTTCCTCGCGCGGGCCCAATTGCTCGCGCATCGCCTCGCGAAGGCGATCTCCACGTTGCCCCCGCCCGCCGCGCTCGCGCCGGCCCTGCCCGCCTTCCAGCACTTCGCCGCGCAGCGCGGCGCGCGCCTCCGGGTCGGCGATCTCGCCATGGAAACCTTCTCCCGCGCGGGGATCCCCCTGTCGCTCGATCACCGCTGGGAGGGCGAACGCCCGGTGGAGAGCCGGCTCTGGTCGCCGCGGCCCGAGCGCGAGCTTCCGGCCACGTGGAGCGAGACGCTCACGAAGGCCACGGGCCGCGAGCCCCTGCTCGAAGAGACACGCCTCGGGGTTCGTTTGCCGCTCGTGCAGGACCCCGAGGAGGTGCTCGCCACGGCCGACGCGTTCGCCGCTGCCGTCGCCTCGCTCGCGGGCGCGTCGAGCCTCGGGCCGTACCGCTGA
- a CDS encoding multicopper oxidase family protein: protein MSKRPLAAPRKTLLPRRRAPLVLLGLVGLGCGGPDPGAQPEGWDSAVAMRPATDRNADPKTFEMDLEARIEELELVAGLKTPAWTYDGSIPGPFVRANVGDRLIVHFRNTLPEPTTIHWHGLRIPAAMDGAAGHSQPEIQPGETFTYDFVLPDAGLYWYHPHVHSAAQLGFGLYGGLLVDDPTEPADLGDELVLVLSDMAIRDDGSLQDPQTGLDFGTLFGREGDLLLVNGKKNPEIRARAGRRQRWRIVNAAKSRYFQLAMKEHTFTRIGGDGGFMEKPVESAALVLTPGERADVLVVPRGAPGSTLSVRWVPYDRGYGTTFNRPEEEVFRVRLTDEAEVAETPRPKTDRVITPLDLEGATPIALDLTQGEVDGKMVMGINGVPSWEAVPVPATVGETQVWTVKNTMDFDHPFHLHGFFFQKLDASLAPIHPMEWKDTVNVPVDGTGRFAVRYDDRPGMWMFHCHILDHADAGMMGVLDLQGGSGHSAH, encoded by the coding sequence ATGTCGAAACGCCCCCTCGCCGCGCCCCGGAAAACGCTTCTCCCGCGCCGCCGAGCGCCGCTCGTGCTCCTCGGGCTCGTGGGCCTCGGCTGCGGCGGCCCGGACCCGGGCGCGCAGCCCGAAGGCTGGGATTCCGCGGTCGCCATGCGCCCTGCGACGGACCGAAACGCCGACCCGAAGACCTTCGAGATGGATCTCGAAGCCCGCATCGAGGAGCTCGAGCTCGTCGCCGGCCTGAAGACACCCGCGTGGACCTACGACGGCAGCATCCCCGGACCGTTCGTGCGGGCGAACGTGGGCGATCGGCTCATCGTGCATTTCCGCAACACGCTGCCCGAGCCGACGACGATCCACTGGCACGGGTTGCGAATCCCCGCGGCGATGGACGGGGCGGCGGGGCACAGCCAGCCGGAGATCCAGCCCGGCGAGACGTTCACCTACGATTTCGTGCTGCCGGACGCGGGCCTCTACTGGTACCACCCGCACGTTCATTCGGCCGCGCAGCTCGGCTTTGGCCTCTATGGCGGGCTGCTCGTCGACGACCCGACCGAGCCCGCCGATCTCGGCGACGAGCTCGTCCTCGTGCTCTCGGACATGGCGATCCGCGACGACGGCTCGCTCCAGGATCCACAGACGGGCCTCGATTTCGGCACGCTCTTCGGACGCGAGGGAGATCTCTTGCTGGTCAATGGCAAGAAGAACCCGGAGATCCGGGCGCGCGCGGGCCGGCGGCAGCGGTGGCGCATCGTGAACGCCGCGAAGAGCCGATATTTCCAGCTCGCGATGAAAGAACACACGTTCACGCGTATCGGCGGCGACGGCGGCTTCATGGAAAAACCCGTGGAGTCCGCGGCCCTCGTGCTCACGCCGGGGGAGCGCGCCGACGTGCTGGTCGTGCCCCGCGGCGCGCCCGGATCGACGCTCTCGGTGCGCTGGGTGCCCTACGATCGCGGCTATGGAACGACGTTCAACCGGCCCGAGGAGGAGGTCTTCCGGGTGCGCCTCACGGACGAGGCCGAGGTCGCGGAGACGCCACGGCCGAAGACGGATCGCGTGATCACGCCGCTGGATCTCGAGGGCGCGACGCCCATCGCGCTCGATCTCACGCAAGGCGAGGTCGACGGCAAGATGGTGATGGGCATCAACGGCGTGCCGTCGTGGGAAGCCGTGCCCGTCCCGGCGACGGTGGGCGAGACGCAAGTGTGGACCGTGAAGAACACAATGGATTTCGACCACCCGTTCCATTTGCACGGCTTCTTCTTCCAGAAGCTCGACGCGTCGCTCGCCCCAATCCACCCAATGGAGTGGAAGGATACGGTCAACGTCCCCGTCGACGGCACGGGCCGCTTTGCGGTGCGGTATGACGATCGACCGGGAATGTGGATGTTCCATTGCCACATCCTCGATCACGCCGACGCCGGGATGATGGGCGTGCTCGATCTGCAAGGCGGATCCGGGCATTCTGCGCACTGA
- a CDS encoding serine/threonine-protein kinase produces MKLEEGAIIDGKYRIVRLLGRGGMGVVYVAENLRVKRQVAIKVLSRAATELHGDALMRFEREAQAAGQIGSDHIVEVLDLGTTEEGDRFMVMELLEGETLKERAKRGRISIDKIVELFRQMLDGLEAAHAAGIIHRDLKPDNVFLQKKKAGHDDWVKILDFGISKFSGMSGEAAQHTRTGVVMGTPFYMSPEQARAASSVDARSDLYTVAVMLYEMLTGQVPFSGETFAELMFKIVFESQPHPKTVSPMLDDEICGIVVKGMHRDPAARFQNADEFRAALVAWEAKRASGQLTRSPLPSVSALALPPPLGVATPEPPPVSTQLGAGAVAGPPSSPSDPGSSPNSASLTRQTWAQSERASVPAVKRKGGLVAAGLAVVVVVSAGGGYMLLRGGGRAPEAPPSAAAAPAPTPEPEQAAAAPSPSASAAPSPSASAATIAPPASASAAVKPAPTSSSAPAVTTQGAATKKSVTKKVVTDYGY; encoded by the coding sequence ATGAAGCTCGAAGAAGGCGCGATCATCGACGGAAAATACCGCATCGTCCGTTTGCTCGGGCGCGGCGGGATGGGGGTCGTGTACGTCGCCGAGAACCTCCGCGTGAAGCGCCAGGTCGCGATCAAGGTGCTCTCGCGCGCCGCGACCGAGCTGCACGGCGACGCGCTCATGCGCTTCGAACGCGAGGCGCAGGCGGCCGGGCAGATCGGCTCCGATCACATCGTGGAGGTCCTCGACCTCGGCACCACCGAGGAGGGCGATCGTTTCATGGTGATGGAGCTGCTCGAGGGCGAGACGCTGAAGGAGCGCGCCAAACGCGGGCGGATCTCGATCGACAAGATCGTCGAGCTCTTCCGGCAGATGCTCGACGGCCTCGAGGCCGCGCACGCCGCGGGCATCATCCACCGCGACCTCAAGCCCGACAACGTCTTCCTCCAGAAGAAGAAGGCCGGGCACGACGACTGGGTGAAGATCCTCGACTTCGGCATCTCGAAGTTCTCGGGCATGTCGGGCGAGGCCGCGCAGCACACGCGCACGGGCGTCGTGATGGGCACGCCGTTCTACATGAGCCCCGAGCAGGCGCGCGCGGCGAGCTCCGTCGACGCGCGCAGCGATCTCTACACCGTGGCCGTGATGCTCTACGAGATGCTCACGGGCCAGGTGCCCTTCAGCGGCGAGACGTTCGCCGAGCTCATGTTCAAGATCGTCTTCGAGTCGCAGCCGCACCCGAAGACCGTGAGCCCGATGCTCGACGACGAGATCTGCGGCATCGTGGTCAAGGGCATGCACCGCGACCCGGCCGCGCGCTTCCAGAACGCCGACGAGTTCCGCGCCGCGCTCGTCGCCTGGGAGGCGAAACGCGCGAGCGGGCAGCTCACGCGTTCGCCGCTCCCCTCGGTCTCCGCGCTCGCCTTGCCGCCGCCCTTGGGCGTGGCCACGCCCGAGCCGCCGCCGGTCTCGACGCAGCTCGGCGCGGGCGCCGTCGCCGGCCCGCCGAGCAGCCCCTCGGACCCGGGTTCGTCACCGAACAGCGCCTCGCTGACGCGGCAGACCTGGGCGCAGAGCGAGCGCGCCTCGGTGCCCGCGGTCAAACGCAAGGGAGGGCTCGTCGCGGCGGGCCTCGCGGTCGTGGTCGTGGTGTCTGCCGGCGGGGGGTACATGCTTCTCCGTGGTGGCGGGAGGGCGCCGGAGGCTCCTCCGAGCGCCGCGGCCGCCCCTGCACCCACGCCCGAGCCCGAGCAGGCCGCCGCGGCGCCCTCGCCGTCGGCCTCGGCGGCGCCCTCGCCGTCGGCCTCGGCGGCGACGATCGCGCCTCCAGCGAGCGCCTCTGCCGCGGTCAAACCCGCGCCGACGTCGAGCAGCGCGCCCGCCGTGACGACCCAAGGGGCGGCCACGAAGAAAAGCGTGACGAAAAAGGTCGTCACGGATTACGGGTATTGA
- a CDS encoding tetratricopeptide repeat protein has product MKLGARALLAAGLLVSATLAPPPVRAEEPTASAEAKAGARAAAENGTNAFKESRYAEAVDMFLRAEALFHAPTHVLMLARSYVALGKLVLAKEAYLSIVREELGPKAPAAFKNAKADAEKELADLSPRIPSLQVSTTPEAKNVVVMVDEKPLPAALLGIPSPIDPGTHVLRATAEGMAAPEKSVTIKEGEKAAMVLELAAVASAAPITPVRPPVGPTGPEGGREQPPGKTSPGRIAGVVLMGLGVAGLGVGGVFGGLSLAKRAEADKAFDACGANCWGPPADAVRALDEDANQKGTIGVIGLAAGGALTVTGVVLFVLSKGTPGKAPPKAFVTPWLGPQGGGVVGRF; this is encoded by the coding sequence ATGAAGCTCGGCGCCCGCGCCCTCCTCGCCGCAGGCCTCCTCGTGAGCGCCACGCTCGCGCCACCGCCTGTTCGCGCCGAGGAGCCCACCGCGAGCGCCGAGGCGAAAGCCGGCGCCCGCGCCGCCGCCGAGAACGGCACGAACGCGTTCAAGGAGTCGCGTTACGCCGAAGCCGTCGACATGTTCCTGCGCGCCGAGGCGCTCTTCCACGCGCCGACCCACGTGCTCATGCTCGCGCGCTCGTACGTGGCCCTCGGAAAGCTCGTCCTCGCGAAGGAGGCCTACCTCTCGATCGTGCGTGAGGAGCTCGGCCCGAAGGCGCCCGCCGCGTTCAAGAACGCCAAGGCCGACGCGGAGAAAGAGCTCGCCGACCTCTCGCCGCGTATCCCGTCCCTCCAGGTGAGCACCACGCCCGAGGCGAAAAACGTCGTCGTCATGGTCGACGAAAAGCCGCTCCCCGCGGCGCTCCTCGGTATCCCGAGCCCGATCGATCCCGGCACGCACGTCCTGCGCGCGACGGCCGAGGGCATGGCGGCGCCCGAGAAAAGCGTGACCATCAAGGAGGGGGAAAAAGCGGCCATGGTGCTGGAGCTCGCGGCCGTGGCGAGCGCCGCGCCGATCACGCCGGTGCGGCCGCCCGTAGGTCCGACGGGGCCCGAAGGCGGGCGGGAGCAGCCGCCCGGGAAGACGAGCCCGGGGCGGATCGCGGGCGTCGTGCTGATGGGGCTCGGCGTGGCGGGGCTCGGGGTTGGAGGCGTCTTCGGGGGCCTGTCGCTGGCGAAACGCGCGGAGGCGGACAAGGCGTTCGACGCGTGCGGCGCCAACTGCTGGGGCCCACCGGCGGACGCGGTACGCGCGCTCGACGAGGATGCGAACCAAAAAGGGACGATCGGCGTCATCGGCCTCGCGGCGGGCGGCGCATTGACGGTCACCGGCGTGGTGCTGTTCGTGTTGTCGAAAGGAACGCCCGGAAAGGCGCCGCCGAAAGCGTTCGTGACCCCGTGGCTCGGGCCCCAGGGCGGCGGGGTCGTCGGTCGGTTTTAG
- a CDS encoding VOC family protein has translation MNEAMARFCWYELRTTDTGAAQAFYADVLGLQIRDTPGGSLFFRGDQAVAGCSALPELAAARGAPAHWLGHIGVRDVEGLSRRILAQGGEPLGPTRTLESGATRVILRDPFGSVLALVSPNHAASTGVVVWHDLNTRDHGRAWALYSELFGWKATETEDLGPEFGVYAKFSWDEAGTSVGGMVSSARLPHIHPHWLFAFHVEDLDEALAKVNARGGKVLAPRQLPSGERIAACEDAQGAAFALHASAPRA, from the coding sequence GTGAACGAGGCGATGGCCAGGTTTTGCTGGTACGAGCTCAGGACCACCGACACGGGCGCGGCGCAGGCGTTTTACGCGGACGTGCTCGGATTGCAGATTCGAGACACCCCGGGCGGCAGCCTCTTTTTCCGCGGGGATCAGGCGGTCGCCGGATGTTCGGCCTTGCCCGAGCTCGCCGCGGCCCGGGGCGCTCCGGCGCATTGGCTCGGGCATATCGGCGTGCGCGACGTCGAGGGCCTTTCGCGTCGTATCCTCGCGCAGGGAGGGGAGCCGCTCGGACCGACGCGCACCCTCGAAAGCGGCGCGACACGCGTGATTCTGCGGGACCCGTTTGGCTCGGTCCTCGCGCTCGTCTCGCCGAACCACGCCGCGAGCACAGGCGTGGTCGTGTGGCATGACCTCAACACGCGCGATCATGGCCGCGCCTGGGCCCTGTATTCCGAGCTCTTCGGCTGGAAGGCGACCGAGACAGAGGACCTCGGGCCGGAGTTCGGCGTGTATGCGAAGTTCTCGTGGGACGAAGCGGGCACGAGCGTGGGCGGCATGGTCAGCAGCGCGCGGCTGCCGCATATTCACCCGCATTGGCTCTTTGCTTTCCACGTGGAGGACCTCGACGAGGCCCTCGCCAAGGTGAACGCGCGCGGGGGCAAGGTGCTCGCCCCGAGGCAGCTCCCGAGCGGGGAGCGGATCGCGGCGTGCGAAGACGCGCAGGGCGCTGCGTTTGCCCTGCACGCGTCCGCGCCGCGCGCCTAG
- a CDS encoding copper-binding protein — protein MRVISIHRTSPAVLATVAAMLLAAAPACSRSQEQPSGGAVPTAAPSATYSTRGKVRAIGEKKDNITIAHEDIPGYMKAMTMMFEVAKPELLRDVKVGDEVSFTFSDRDGRLFVESITPAAPK, from the coding sequence ATGCGCGTGATTTCCATTCATCGAACGAGTCCGGCGGTGCTTGCGACCGTCGCGGCGATGCTGCTCGCGGCCGCGCCTGCCTGTTCGCGCTCGCAGGAGCAACCCAGCGGCGGGGCCGTCCCGACCGCCGCCCCGAGCGCGACGTACTCGACGCGCGGCAAGGTGCGCGCGATCGGCGAGAAGAAGGACAACATCACGATCGCGCACGAGGACATCCCCGGCTACATGAAGGCGATGACCATGATGTTCGAGGTCGCCAAGCCCGAACTCCTGCGCGACGTGAAGGTCGGCGACGAGGTGTCGTTCACGTTCTCGGACCGCGACGGGCGCCTCTTCGTCGAGTCGATCACGCCCGCGGCCCCGAAGTAG
- a CDS encoding Uma2 family endonuclease, which yields MKLFAPGPFQAHQLRSGDPYELSKGHPVLWLPTGGRGARANLLGGTVLETDPAVEQAGVDAGFSTEPGMMRAPDVAVGNVPDVAGWVQGAPPLAVEYADRGQDEEELQSKIAELLAAGTQHVWVVRLTGPRRVEVYTPGQKLRTLGPGESLEAPGILKNVVPVEALYDREAAHEVTLRNLLQRRGYESLEAVREVGREVGREEGERTGQLAHARAVLRRQLGKRGMTLDAAQDARIDRMADLATLDRWLDQALVAKTTDEALR from the coding sequence GTGAAGCTCTTCGCGCCCGGTCCTTTCCAGGCTCATCAGCTCCGCTCGGGGGATCCGTACGAGCTCTCGAAGGGTCATCCTGTCCTGTGGCTGCCGACGGGCGGGCGCGGCGCGCGGGCGAACCTGCTCGGGGGCACGGTGCTGGAGACGGATCCGGCCGTCGAGCAGGCGGGGGTGGACGCTGGATTTTCGACGGAGCCGGGGATGATGCGGGCGCCGGACGTGGCCGTGGGCAACGTGCCGGACGTGGCCGGCTGGGTGCAAGGAGCGCCGCCGCTCGCGGTGGAGTACGCGGATCGCGGCCAGGACGAGGAGGAGCTGCAGTCGAAGATCGCCGAGCTCCTCGCGGCGGGCACGCAGCATGTGTGGGTCGTGCGGCTGACGGGCCCGCGAAGGGTCGAGGTATACACGCCGGGGCAGAAGCTTCGCACCCTGGGGCCGGGTGAATCCCTCGAGGCGCCGGGAATCCTGAAGAACGTGGTCCCGGTCGAGGCCCTGTACGACCGCGAGGCCGCGCATGAGGTCACGCTGCGCAACCTCTTGCAGCGCCGCGGCTACGAGAGCCTGGAGGCCGTGCGGGAGGTGGGGCGCGAGGTGGGGCGCGAGGAGGGGGAGCGCACGGGCCAGCTCGCCCACGCGCGGGCGGTTCTCCGCCGGCAGCTCGGCAAGCGCGGGATGACGCTCGACGCGGCCCAGGACGCGCGCATCGACAGGATGGCGGACCTCGCGACCCTCGACCGCTGGCTCGATCAGGCCCTCGTCGCGAAGACCACCGACGAAGCCCTGCGCTGA